Below is a window of Zygotorulaspora mrakii chromosome 3, complete sequence DNA.
AATGGAAGTCCAAAGAAAATTATGAATATTTGCCTTTGAAGCCCTGGAAGAGTAAGGATACTGGTGAAGAGATTGGCCAAATTAAAAAGTTTGGGCCTCTTACTTTCCTGAGAGTATACGACGCAGGTCATATGGTTCCAATGGACCAGCCAGAGTCCTCTTTAGAAATGCTCAATGGTTGGATTCACGATAAGTCTAGGTTGCTATACTAAGCAAACTCTGGATAAAACCGTTGCGCCTTCTAGAAAATACGTAAAAGTAGATAAGTCGTTTGTTCAGAATACTACGCTATAGAATAATATCGTGGTCTGTAGGTCAGCAGATGTTACAAACTCTCAATATTACCCATGCGTCTCTAATGCATGAAATTACTTGTTCAGAGGGCAACGTGGGTTTCACTTTTTTTGCAACAATTCCAATCAAATCAGTAATCATGACGAAAACGTTTGACTCGTTTTCAAGGGCCATGTGGCATGCAATACGCCAAGAAACTGGTATATAAGCCTTTGTGGCTAGTCATTCCTCTGCTACATATCTTGAGCCATCTCGCATGAATGCCTTGCTTTAGCTTTGATCCTAGTTGATTAAGCgaatcttttcttcgaaagaaataaataGATTGGTGCGTTTCATTGAGCCACGGAAATAGACGTCTATTGAAACCTGGCAACTATGAAATTTGGTAAAACATTCCCTAATCACCAAGTTCCAGAGTGGAGTCATCAATATGTCAATTACAAGTCTCTGAAGAAGCTAATCAAGGAGATTTCGTTGGCTCAGGGGAGACTATACGCTGTGGAACACGATAAAGATGGTGATATTGGGCGAGATGAGAATTCAAGAAAGGCAATAAATTCATCTCAAGTAGATGAGACGTATTTCGATCATACAGATGTTAGAAAATTACTggcttctttcttctttgcatTGGATAGGGACATTGAGAAAGTGAATAGTTTCTACAATATGCAATATCTGGAATATGATAGGAGACTACGTCGTTTGACGTCCTCCATGCAATTtaataatatcaacaatttcttaAACACTTATCCAGGAGGATTTGTGGCATCAGAAAGACAACCTCGCCAACCGCAGACCAGTACTTCTAACCTACGAAACGAAGATTCCCAAAATAGTACTATCTGTCAGAATATGCCACTTGTTTCCTCACACGTTCATGATGTGTCTGaatctttggaagaagTTATAGGAATGCTTGTCGAATTGAGATCTCATTTCCGTAACCTGAAATGGTATGGCGAATTAAATAAAAGAGCTTTCACCAAGatcttgaagaaattggaCAAAAAAGTTGGAACGAATCAAAAGCAATCATATTTGCAAGCAAGAATTCTCCCATTGAGTTTTTCTAATGACTCTGAAATTAGTAGAAATCTAGCAATcatcaatgaatttttAGACAAAGTATCATACAAAGCAGGTAGCGATCCTGTTTGCAACAGAGAAAATAGTGTTGGTGAAAATGGTCTGCGAACTTTAAGTAATGCTCAAGACGTTGTTTCCATGCTCATTGAAAAGGACGATGGAAAATCATTAATCAATGAACTTATCGGTGCGTATCGTTCAGTTGTTTTGATCCCTACTAGAATACTAGTTAATTTGTTGAACAAATCCGCATTATATCAGTCATTTCAATgcattgatgaaatattGGAGATAATACCTTCATTGGGGGATCCCAATGATATTAATGTTCGTAACTTTTTCCATCATCATGTTATTGCTTTAGGTAAGAATTTGACGAAGGATAAAAGAATGAATGGGAAAAGCACATCATCTGCAACAGAGGGCAATAAAGAGGCAGCAGAATACCAAAAAGGCCaggatgatgaagaaatcaacaatatcaacTCTctcatgaaaaaaacattgaGTTTCGAAGCTGCGGCCCCTCCAGACAGACATGTGAGATTGGTTGGTGCATTTGGACCCGATGGAATAAATTCTAACGATGCTCCTGCATCCttgatatatattttaCGGAAGTTACCGGCACATTTAAGACCTTGCTTACTGCAACGCGATAACTATAAACGTACTCCTTTACATTATTCTTCACAGTACGGTTTAGTTGAAATAACTAAAATTATCATCgaaaatttgaagacatGGGGAGCGTGGAATTCAGATGTCCCCATTGATGATGTTAGTTGGCAAGACAGTGAGTCTTTAACCCCTCTCCATTTGGCTGTCCTGGGAACTCACCCAATGACAGTCAAGACACTACTCTCCTTTATGAATCCAGCTACATCTATAATCACTCCTCAGTTACTCCATTTGGCGACAAGATTGAATTCACCTCCACTTATTGAGGTTTTATTATCTATTAAAGGGATCAATATCAACTACCAAGACAAAGAGAGCTGTGAGACTGCCCTTTATTTAGCATGTAAGTCTAACCTGAAAGAAGCTGCTGCTActttgctgaaaaatggtgcTAGCACTGAAATAACTGAGAGACTCTTTGGTTGGACCCCCATTTTCGCTGCAGCTACGGAAGGTCTAGAAGAAATTGTCCAGTTGCTTTGTGATTATGGAGCTGTTAGCgttgtttttgatgaaagtgGCTGGACACCAATGGAGCATGCAGCTTTACGTGGACATTTGAGCATTGCAGGGTTGCTAAAAATAGTTGACTATCCAGAAATAACACATCCTCATATTGCCTCTGCTAATGTCAAACCCCTCCGCCCGGATTCTCCAATCTCAATTCCAATGACACCCACTTGGTCAAATGATTGTGACAATACAGGCACAAGAGGTAGATCACTTGTCAGATCCGATAGTCAGTTATCCATTGAGCATGTTTCCACTAATAACCAAAGCACTAAAATCAGTCAAAGAGATCTGTTAAAGACATCTGTAACTGGTAATGGATTCCACAACAAGTCAAACCCGGTCTCGTTACCTCAACCTGTCAAATCCTTTGGTCATAAATATCTGGCTCAGAACGAAGCAGTTCTACTGATTACCCTAGGTGGAAATGACAGCCGTAGTACAAAGTCAAGTATATCTCTAAAGAATGTCCCAGTGTCGGAGGTCTCCTCAACTGAGCTTGATACTGCACTATCCTTGGTTATTAGTTGCAATGATGACTTAAACGAAACACCAATTGTGCTTGATTTACCATTAGATTCTAACCTGGAATCtataaatttcaaagtcCCATTCCAGAATGACAAGACACATATCGTTTACTTTGATATTGTACCAACATATGGCTCTGTTTTTCTGAATCAAGGCCCAAACTCCTCTAGTGCTAATGAAGAACAAAATCTCTACTCGCCTTACCGAAACAACTCCATTTATGATTCACGAAGTTCATTGAGTTCATATAACTCAAATGCTACCGATCACAAGCCATCTAAAGTACTAGGACGTGCAGTTGCATTGTTAGGTAGGACGAATGCATCTGTTGGAATCAACCGTCGTTCGCTTAACGATATGATCACAGTTCCAATCATTGCAAATGAATCACTAAGTGTACTGGGAACGATAACGTTTGAATATATGATGGTGACACCTTTTGATCATCCGAAAATGTCATTGGGCCGTACTGAAACGTATTGGAAATCCTTAGTGTCCACTCGTGTGATTGGTCATCGTGGCTTGggtaaaaattttaattccaaaaattctttgcAATTAGGTGAGAATACTGTTGAATCCTTTATTGCAGCAGCTTCGTTGGGAGCCTCATatgttgaatttgatgtTCAGTTAACAAAGGATAATATTCCTGTTGTTTATCATGATTTCTTAGTCGCCGAAACCGGTGTAGATATTCCCATGCATGAATTAACGTTGGAACAATTTTTACATCTAAACAATGTTGATAATCATATACAGTCGTTTCATCCAAATGAAAGACGTCGTTCAGTGGATGATTCTGATAGTGGGATCTATAACAGATCATCAGATGGGAAAATAAGGGGCAACGCATACGCAAATGTTTCCAAAGTTTTAGAAAACAGAATGAAATTAACAAAAACTTACAAGAAGAACAATTTTAAGGGTAATTCTAGAGGCCATTCGATTGCATCTTCATTTGTAACTCTAAAagagcttttcaaaaaaatccCATCGAACGTCGGATTCAACATAGAATGTAAATATCCAATGGTCGATGAGGCGGAAAAGGAAGATATAGGTCAGATTGCTGTTGAGATGAACCATTGGATTGACACGGTATTGAAAGTTGTATACGATAATGCAGCTGGACGAGATATTATCTTCTCTTCATTTCATCCCGATGTTTGCGCTATGTTATCACTAAAACAACCATCGATTCCAATCTTATTCCTAACGGAAGGtggaaatcaaaaaatggcaGATATTCGCGCGTCCTCATTACAACACGCTATCAGATTCGCCCGTAGTTGGAATCTTTTGGGTATCGTATCAGCAGCTTCACCTATAATTCGAGCACCAAGATTAGCCCAAGTAATCAAATCAAGTGGCCTAGTTTGCGTCACTTTTGGTACTGAAAATAATGATCCAGAGAATGCAAACATTGAAATGGATGCAGGCGTAGACGCTGTTATCGTTGACAGCGTTTTAGCAGTTCGACAAGGTTTGACGAAAGATGcaagagaagatgaaaaaaacattcctaacaaaatataatataCCTAATCATATATAGCTAGATACTAGCTCTACGTCATACTGCTTCCCCTCCCTACTGTCATACGtatgttttcttctttcaagaaGTCGTCACCGAAAGCCTCCTCCCCGAAAATGAAGAGGGAGGCATTGCATTGTTGTCCATCTTATGGGAGCGGATCAGgtcattttgaatttcaattaAAGCATCCAAAGTTTTGTCCATTTCGAAAAGGTCTTTCACATAATTAACTTGATCagagtttttcaaaaacagcTGTAAACATCTGGTGGAAGCCTTGTCATTGATGCAATGATAAGCATCGGGAAATGGCTGAATATGTTCGATATGAGCAGCATGACTTTTGtcgttcaaaaatttcaaaatagtgACGTCGCTGACACAAAGAGGAATATTAGAAACTACTAAAGATGCCATAGTGAGAATTTGGTGAGGTAAAACCGCAAACCAATTGAGGTAATAGGTGAAgatatttaaaaaataataacatAAAGAACATGGAGATATCTCCTCGATATTTCTgtcatttttatatttgtcGTTTTCTTGCCGGCACTTTCTCGCTTTTTTGACCCCGGATTTTCTTTACCAGGGATACATACAGGAGCTTCCATCCATCCCTCCATATGACCGTTATCGTTGAGAAAATAAGCGATAAAAAGGCAGCAATGCTGATTGAAACCTAGCTTTAGCTATGTTTCACGACCGTATCTATCATTAAGTGTATTTTGAATTCGCAGCTTTTCCAGAAGGCATCCCCAAGTTTTGAGTGCTCGCGTTTCTTGGTCTTGGCGAATTAGCTCTTGCGCCAGCAGGTGGTCTTGTGAGTTTAGTAGTATGTTGACGACTCTTGGAACAGCGTATCCCGGTTTTTGCTTGAAGTCGAATCAGCTCACGACGTCGATATATTTTATGTTTTTGCTCTTCTGAGAGCATCTATTGTAGCGCTTTATCAGTTTCTTCATATAGTTTTTATTAGGGAGCATGGCAAACCCATCGGGCGCAGACCCAAAGGAATAGATCTCAATGTTCCCGTGCTGATTTTTTAGTGAATCGACGTCTGTTATGCGGTATGGTCTACCATATTCATCAATACCTGCTGTTGACAGTTTTGGAGTTTGAATGGTTTGCTCAATCGAGAAAAGCTCCCGTATCTCGTAAAGATCCGGTCTCTTTCTCCTTCTATTTTTCATAGGTAGATACTTCTTCAGTCGTAGTGGTTCTGAGCCTGGAAGTATCGATTTGCCTAACTGGTTCCAATGTTTCTCGCATTTCAGCAGAAGCACATCGCATTTCCAATGAATTGGTTCTTTAAAAAGGTTTATTCTATCAGATACGTTAATGGGTTGCGACCCCCTCTTTAAAGTCTGGTTTGGCTTTAACAAACTCTTCAATATAAAGCAATCGGACCTTTTTATGTCTTTTAACGTTTTGGGTAATTCCCAGTTCTTCATTGCAAGTGCTTTCATTAGTGGATAATTCGCggtttcaatttttcccTTGTTGATCCTCTTCAATGCATCTTTAAAATAGCAGTATGATTTATAATTCAATGATTTGCAAGTAATTGTGGTGGGCTTTATGTCAAAATATCGGTACGACATGTTAGGTATATATCTTGGGGAAACATCGCTTAAAAGGCCATTTTGGCAATCTATATTAACaacatattgaaatttctgattCAAGTTGAGTTTCATGTCCACTATAGGTTGAAAAGAGTGCACGGGTTCATCGATTGCATATCTGGAAATAATCTcctcatttttcaaatgaacGATAGGATCTATCACGTAGATTCCGGATTTATCAAGGTCAGGAAGGCGCAACTCAATCCAGAAATATGGCTGCAGAAGATCAGTATCGAACCTGTTTGGAACGTTTCCAATACCATTTGTTATCTGCCATTTTACATTTGAGCAGGATATTTCGTAATCATGGAGGGGCAAAGCAAAACAATAAGAAAGTACAATTTCATCAGAGAGTACATTTCGTAAAACAATGAGAAAGAATAATGAAAGAACGTCCCTGTTGGCCTTTCTATCTCTTGCCATCTTTCTGATATTGTCTATATTATCTGTCCCTTCTGGTCTCACCCCATAATAAATTTGTTGGTTATTGAGAACATTCTTGTAAGTGGATGATTCCTTTCCCTTCATGAAATATGCAATTAGGTACTGCAAACGATTAAAATTCTGTCTAAATCCATTGCTATTAATCTGATAATGATTTCGAAACCACCAGATAAGTCCTAAAATCAAGGTCCTTAAACTATTGAGCTTAGCAGTGCTCGATTGCAACttccaatttttgaatttcttaACAATCAGAGTAGGaattgatcttttcaatcttcTATTTAATCTTTCATCTCTCGTCCAAAACAGTCTTTGCTTCATGACTGCCAAATAAATCTTAACTGAAGCAATATGAAGGCCATATTTTAACTTCTGATATTTATGTTGCTTCCTCGGGTGCTTCTTATCTGTCGTTGAAGTGTTCGATGGCTCGGCCTGCAGCATAGTAAAAGATACACTGCCATTCAATGGTACATCCTCCCATTCTCCCTCGTCAATGGATATTTCATCACTATCGTCAGTAACAGCCTCCTCAAAGAACAAGCCCGCTACTGCAGCATGTTTTAAAGGACTCTCTTTGTCTATTATATGAGATTCTGATGACCTCTTGGGCATAGattcttgttttttgtaGCCGATGTGGAGGAGCTAACATCGCAATAATAGTTCATACAGTAATTTAAAGAGTGCCTAAAGAAGTTCAACGAGACAAGAAGCGCAAAATAAAAGTGCAATTTGGTGAATGATCAAGCAATGCACATCGGTAATCAAAGATTATTTGAACCCGTACCACCTGGAGAGATTCCATTCATTATTAAAAGGCAGAGTTTGTGTGCCTCAAAGTTCTCAAGGTTTGCGCCTCGGTGATCATCTGTTGTATTTCAACCCCATCAAGAATGAACTGGATCGGGATGGTTATTTTTCGTATCAGACTCCATCTGTACTACTCGATAACCCTCTTTTGACTTATCGAAGACGACTATGGGCACAAGGTGAAATAACTATGTATTGCGCGATGAACTTCAATAAAATCTACATCTGTAAAGAGAAGATAAAGTTTGTTAAAAGAATCCAAAATGATTACTACGTCTGCATACATAGATCCATGTCTGATGGGTTTGATACCCCTGTTGCAAAGGAGCTGAGAACCCTTGTATACACCAATGACATGGCAAATGACAGTCGCACTAACTCAAGCAATAATATGATCCATATGAAAGGCACCCTTATGGGAACgttcaaatttgaagaaatggacATTATCAATTATGGTAATTTGTCGCTGAATTCACATAGGATCCACTGGGATAAAAGCTACTGCGAGACAAAAGAGGGCtataaaaatattattGTTCAAGGACCTCTAGCAGTGCAAgtgttgatgaaattcGCTCACCGTTATTTTGACAAACCCTTCTCAAGAGTTAAGTATAAGAATACCAATCACATATATTCAAATACGGAGGTTGAAATATGGCATGAGCACCCGTTGGCCAGTAACGCAAGGTCGCTTAGAATGTGGATGAAAGCTACTGATAGCGAAAaggtttttttgaaagcagaATTAAAATACTAATTCGCATAGATTTTACTATTTAAGTCACGTAGCTGTGTCTCAGTTTTAAGCCAATGAACccatttctcttttggtTTGAGATCTACGTCTACGATTTGACAGCTTATATCACCGTCAACATGCCATTGCAAGAAGCATGTTACATCTTTTAGCGTCATTTCGAGAAGCAAATCATCAGTgacatcatcattatttcttatttctcCAAGCACTTGTGTATGTGCTTGCttctgaagatgatacAATTTTCGTAAAACATTTTCACCATTCTCAAAATAAGCTAGTAGATTCACAATGAAGGCTTTGTCTACACCATTTTGAAACGTCTCCCTCAAACAAGTAGGATCGTTCATCACTCTTCTATAacaatatttgatatttcttcCTTTCAGAACATTGTGAGAACAGTTTCTGCAGTAATCGGACGAATTATAGAGCCATTTTGGCTTGAACTCCAAGcataattttgatttgcCTTCAGTAGTGTAGAGTCTGGTGAAATGGTCAGAATACAATACAGTGCTGAATTCCGAGGGTCTCAAATTGCGCAGTTTCGTAACTATCACATTGCTGTCATCGATTATTTCGCCAAGCTCGCCTCGAATACTTTCTAGGAACTCTATTGGGATTACTTGCAGCTCCATCGGGCATAAAAGATCGCCTAGCAATGGTTTAATGGTTTCATTGATGtacttgaaattttcgaGAGTATACAGATTATTCTGTCTTAGTGAGCCAGAGTACCTCACACAGCATCTATACAGGCAGCTAGGCTCTCCATAATCTATCAGGATATTGGCATTTCCCCGAGCGACTATCCTCATATTATCCAAAAGTTGCCGAAGAAAGCCTTTTTGGTTGCAAACGTTCTTTTAGTCatttctgcttttttttcgtttATTAGCGTCATTTAATGTTCAGGCTAAAAAATATTACATTTTAAACAGATTAGAGCGAAACACTTCATAAAAGAGTTCTGTCTCTCTGTCCTTTGAATTGCATAGCGGAAAAAGTTTGTAGTATCAGTAAGAATGTCTAGAGCTAATGAGAAGCTGCCAGATATGCTGGCGGACGCAGTCCTAAAGGAATCTGTGCCGATTCCCGAAGACTTTGTCAAAGTGGAAGGTATTGACTATTCCAAACCTGAAGCAACTGACATGAGGGCTACAGACCTGATTGGAGctatgaaaaatatgggGTTCCAAGCAAGCTCTTTGGGTCAAGCTTGTGATATTATCAACGATATGAGATCATGGAGAGGCAAGCATATCGATGAGTTGGAAGaccatgaaaaaaaaggttcatTTGACGACAAAGGTTATCAAAAGACTACCATTTTTATGGGCTATACATCTAATCTAATTAGCTCTGGTCTACGTGAGACCTTGAGGTACTTAGTACAAAACAAAATGGTCGATGCGATTGTTGCAAGTGCCGGTGGTATCGAAGAGGATTTAATCAAATGTCTAGCTCCAACTTTTCTTGGTGAGTTCTCTTTGAAAGGTGCATCCTTACGTGATCAAGGTTTAAATCGTATTGGTAACCTTCTGGTTCCAAATGACAACTATTGTAAGTTTGAAGAGTGGATTGTTCCAATATTGGACAAGATGCTggaagaacaagaagaatatgTTGCTAAACATGGTTCTTCTTGTTTGGATGCCAACACAGATGTTGAAAGTCCTATTTGGACACCTTCAAAGATGATTGATCGCCTTGGTAAGGAAATTAATGATGAGTCTTCTGTTCTGTACTGGGCTCATAAGAACAAGATTCCTATCTTTTGTCCTTCAATTACCGATGGCTCTATTGGTGATATGTTATTTTTCCATACTTTCAAAGCGTCTCCAAACCAGCTAAGGGTAGATGTCGTGGGCGACATCAGAAGGATAAATTCTTTGTCCATGGAGGCTTCAAAAGCCGGTATGATCATTCTCGGTGGTGGTTTAATCAAACATCACATCGCCAATGCTTGTTTAATGAGAAATGGGGCTGACTTTGCAGTTTATATAAACACTGgtcaagaatttgatgGCTCTGATGCTGGGGCAAGACCAGATGAAGCCATTTCTTGGGGTAAAATCAAGGCAGATGCGCATTCCGTGAAAGTGTATGCTGATGCTACTATCGTATTTCCATTAGTAGTGGCAGCTACTTTTGCCAGCggtaaaaatatcaagtaCAAAAACTAACTGGCATTCGTAAATAGCTTATAAACAAGTATAGATTTAAACTACTggagattttttcaacgATGTGCATAATAATTAGCATACAACATTAAAAAAGAGAGATCCGACAAAATTCttttaacaaaaaaaaaacagtgTATATAATTGTACTGAGCAAACCGCGAGGAAGTACAGATCTCCGTTGGGTACTTTAATGCTCAAAGTTCTGATAAGACAACCAGCAAGGAGAGCGGGCTGCCTTTTCAGTTCAGAGATCAGCTCAACAAATTGCAGATACCAAAGTaatgtcaaaaaatttaCACAGAAGCCAAACATCAAAATCAGACGCCCCAGAACAGCCAAGCAGCTTGCTCAAGAGAAGTTTGAAGAGCATTTGAATTCGAAAAATCGATTCATTCGATGGGGTGCAATAGCAAGATCGGAGAGTTTCAGCAAAGGTCTAACAAAGTATCTCATTGCGTCGTACATCCTATTCCTTGTGTACGGGATTTATTTCATGAAGAAACTATATGCTAAAGAAAAGGAGTTGGAAAGGTTGGAGGAAAAGAGTAAAAGTGGTGAAGCCAACGAATACGAACTTTTAAGAATTAAACAATTGAGAGGTAAATTGAGAAGGAGAGATGAATTAAAACTAGCCAGTTACGAGAAAATGCGAGAGAACGGGACAGATAGTTTTGACGGCATCACTCTCGATAATAATGACCAgaacaaattgaatgaGAATATTCTGCCGGCAAGGGATACTACGGAGTTTTACGAAGGTAAAGCTGAGGAATACGATAAAGGAGTGAATTTTGAGGAAAAGATTATTTTCATGGGCAGCAGACGTAAGTGGTTGATGCGACACTGTGAAGGTGATGTATTAGAGGTTGCCTCTGGTACTGGCAGGAATctcaaatatttggatgCAAATCACATTAATTCAATAACATTTCTGGATTCATCGGAAAAGATGATGGAGATTACttataaaaaattcaagaagaTGTATCCCAGCTTCAAAAAGGCAGCATTTGTAGTCGGTAAAGCTGAAAATCTCGTTGATTTAGCCAAGGCAAATGTTCCTgcaaatgatgataaacATTCGATGGAAGAGATTACTAGTGTCAAAAGTGATACAACGAAGGTCAAATATGATACTATAATTGAAACCTTCGGTTTATGTTCACATTATGATCCTGTTCAATCTCTGAAAAACTTTGCAGCATTACTGAAGCCGGAAGGAAGAATAATATTATTAGAACACGGAAGGGGAACTTACGAGTTCGTAAACAAAATTTTAGATGATAGAGCTGAGAAACGTTTGAAGACCTGGGGGTGTAGATGGAATCTAGACATTGGTGAAATTCTAGATGACTCCGAGTTAGAGATCGTTGATGAAAGTAGAGCACATTTTGGAACCACTTGGTGTATTGTAGCGAAGAAAAAAGGTTcaatcaagaagaaagaagaggttggattctttgaaaagtatttcGGCTCCtctatcaagaaaaaattagaaTCGATGGATGCTCCCTCCACGCAAACTCCTacagaaggaaaaaaatgactcTCGTCTTTATGCTACTTGTATATATCCATTAATTATATTGTTTTTTAGGTTCATGTAAAATATTAATTTCCTAAGCctctcattttttctccATTCAAGACATCATGCCCAATTGCTTCCATTGTATCTCTTTCGATCAATGACCCAACATTTGAATACACCATGCTGGCCTCATATGCATTGACTATGCGCTCTTGAGTTATGCCTATTTCGCAAAACGCCAAAGCTTTGATGACATTGGAATAACGACATATCGTTTTCTTGATGCCGTTGGATATTGAaggatcattttcatcagaaTATATTTGCCAAGACGACTCTTCCTCCAATCGGGTGATTGAAATGTCATCTGCAGACCTAAGAGAAATGGCACCTGTAGGACCGCTCTTTGCAGCCGCACTAGCGTTACCAATTGAGGGTGCATCCCTAGCGGAATCcatttttgatgttttcctGAGCCAGATAAATCCGTTGACGCCAAGAACAACTGTTACATTACCAGGTAGGTTATGAGTTTGATTTTTAGATCTTACAATCAAAGAGCTTGGCACTTCGCAAAATTGGCCGTCCCTTAACTTCCCATATTTTAAAGATCTTGTGTGTAGGGAAGCACTTCCGTCTTGAAACAAAGATTGGACTTCAGCATTCAACAGATCACCCTCCTTCAAAAAGCTTCTCATCTGAAGTTCATCACTCTCAGATTTTCTTCTCAGTA
It encodes the following:
- the OMS1 gene encoding putative RNA methyltransferase (similar to Saccharomyces cerevisiae OMS1 (YDR316W); ancestral locus Anc_5.344) translates to MLKVLIRQPARRAGCLFSSEISSTNCRYQSNVKKFTQKPNIKIRRPRTAKQLAQEKFEEHLNSKNRFIRWGAIARSESFSKGLTKYLIASYILFLVYGIYFMKKLYAKEKELERLEEKSKSGEANEYELLRIKQLRGKLRRRDELKLASYEKMRENGTDSFDGITLDNNDQNKLNENILPARDTTEFYEGKAEEYDKGVNFEEKIIFMGSRRKWLMRHCEGDVLEVASGTGRNLKYLDANHINSITFLDSSEKMMEITYKKFKKMYPSFKKAAFVVGKAENLVDLAKANVPANDDKHSMEEITSVKSDTTKVKYDTIIETFGLCSHYDPVQSLKNFAALLKPEGRIILLEHGRGTYEFVNKILDDRAEKRLKTWGCRWNLDIGEILDDSELEIVDESRAHFGTTWCIVAKKKGSIKKKEEVGFFEKYFGSSIKKKLESMDAPSTQTPTEGKK
- the RRP4 gene encoding exosome non-catalytic core subunit RRP4 (similar to Saccharomyces cerevisiae RRP4 (YHR069C); ancestral locus Anc_5.345) codes for the protein MSEVITVVKRRGDFQKFGGESLVEEDEEGDVYMSDNEDGTYANRPQEKSVANSGMQIVTPGELVTDDPIWMRGHGTYFLDNMTYSSVAGTVSKVNRLLSVIPLKSRYSPETGDHVVGRVAEVGNKRWKVDIGGKQHAVLMLGSVNLPGGILRRKSESDELQMRSFLKEGDLLNAEVQSLFQDGSASLHTRSLKYGKLRDGQFCEVPSSLIVRSKNQTHNLPGNVTVVLGVNGFIWLRKTSKMDSARDAPSIGNASAAAKSGPTGAISLRSADDISITRLEEESSWQIYSDENDPSISNGIKKTICRYSNVIKALAFCEIGITQERIVNAYEASMVYSNVGSLIERDTMEAIGHDVLNGEKMRGLGN